Proteins encoded within one genomic window of Streptomyces sp. NBC_00523:
- a CDS encoding MarR family transcriptional regulator — translation MPHRTGLPHRPEQVSEDVCAASELLEVLWGRGQEAAARGVVSPSQLRALLVIEQHEGSNLRSLGKALGSRAPSVSRLCDRMEAMGLVQRDPSPTSRREVELRLTLQGRELLEEYRAIRTRELTAVLERMQPSEVAALAVGLTAFRSAASQRLTGERSTAARLRDDVADSA, via the coding sequence ATGCCCCACCGCACCGGACTCCCTCACCGCCCTGAACAGGTGTCCGAGGACGTCTGTGCCGCGTCCGAGCTTCTGGAGGTGTTGTGGGGGCGTGGCCAGGAGGCCGCCGCCCGGGGAGTTGTCTCCCCCTCCCAGCTTCGCGCGCTCCTCGTCATCGAGCAGCACGAGGGGAGCAATCTGCGCTCGCTCGGGAAGGCGCTCGGCTCGCGGGCCCCGTCCGTGAGCCGGCTGTGCGACCGGATGGAGGCCATGGGCCTGGTCCAGCGGGACCCGAGCCCGACGAGCCGCCGGGAGGTCGAGCTCCGGCTGACCCTCCAGGGCCGGGAGCTGCTGGAGGAGTACCGGGCGATCCGCACGCGGGAGCTGACCGCCGTGCTGGAGCGGATGCAGCCCTCCGAGGTGGCCGCTCTCGCCGTGGGGCTGACCGCCTTCCGCTCGGCGGCATCGCAGCGGCTCACCGGTGAGCGGAGTACCGCCGCCCGGCTTCGCGACGATGTCGCGGACAGCGCCTAG
- a CDS encoding ATP-binding protein codes for MNEQAISRPDDSPRSCPPTEALHSAEVFDGEPGCISQARALADRFLGRLVSEWMAVLGTHTRNDLMLAVSELVTNAERYSHGPYLLELEGTAERISITVYDSSSALPVFYAPDPSRLGGHGMEIVVALCDRVTAERVPVGKRIRAEFTLSS; via the coding sequence ATGAACGAACAGGCGATCTCCCGGCCGGACGACTCCCCCCGGAGCTGTCCGCCCACGGAGGCATTGCACAGCGCCGAAGTGTTCGACGGCGAGCCGGGCTGCATTTCCCAGGCGCGGGCACTGGCGGACCGCTTTCTCGGCAGGCTGGTGTCCGAGTGGATGGCCGTGCTCGGCACGCACACCCGTAACGACCTCATGCTGGCCGTGAGCGAGCTCGTCACCAACGCGGAGCGCTACAGCCACGGCCCGTATCTGCTGGAGCTGGAGGGCACGGCGGAGCGGATCAGCATCACGGTGTACGACAGCAGCAGCGCGCTGCCCGTGTTCTACGCCCCCGACCCGAGCCGCCTGGGCGGCCACGGCATGGAGATCGTGGTGGCCCTCTGCGACCGCGTCACGGCCGAGCGGGTGCCGGTCGGCAAGCGCATCCGGGCGGAGTTCACGCTCAGCAGCTGA
- a CDS encoding STAS domain-containing protein — protein sequence MQIVPRQERGALVLAVTGDLDIDNVAPLGTALENASLEGAGPVVVDLSDVSFADSTTVNVLLQGQAALGPRLRLAAPSVFMERLISVLGLDSAVPVFPSVAEAIDPPLPV from the coding sequence ATGCAGATCGTCCCACGGCAGGAACGTGGGGCGTTGGTGCTCGCTGTAACCGGTGACCTCGACATCGACAACGTGGCGCCCCTCGGCACCGCGCTGGAGAACGCGTCGCTTGAGGGTGCCGGGCCGGTCGTCGTGGACCTCTCGGACGTGAGTTTCGCCGACTCCACGACGGTGAATGTGCTGCTCCAGGGACAGGCGGCCCTCGGTCCCCGGCTGCGGCTCGCCGCACCCTCGGTCTTCATGGAACGGCTGATCTCCGTTCTCGGCCTGGACAGCGCCGTCCCGGTCTTCCCGAGCGTCGCCGAGGCGATCGACCCGCCGCTTCCCGTGTAG
- a CDS encoding response regulator — protein MNTPVEPIEVLLVEDDPGDELMTREAFEDNKIRNTLHVVRDGEEALDFLYRRGAHADAPRPDLILLDLNLPKYDGRQVLEQIKQDPELALIPVVVLTTSSAEEDILRSYKLHANAYVTKPVDLDQFIAAVRQIDDFFVTVVRLPGRA, from the coding sequence GTGAACACCCCTGTAGAGCCCATCGAGGTCCTCCTGGTCGAGGACGACCCGGGCGACGAGCTGATGACCCGTGAAGCGTTCGAGGACAACAAGATCCGCAACACGCTCCATGTGGTCCGCGACGGCGAGGAGGCGCTCGACTTCCTGTACCGCCGGGGTGCCCACGCCGACGCGCCCCGGCCCGATCTGATCCTGCTCGACCTGAATCTGCCGAAGTACGACGGCCGCCAGGTGCTGGAGCAGATCAAGCAGGACCCGGAGCTCGCGCTGATCCCGGTCGTCGTGCTCACCACCTCCTCCGCCGAGGAGGACATCCTGCGCAGCTACAAGCTGCACGCCAACGCCTACGTGACCAAGCCGGTCGACCTGGACCAGTTCATCGCGGCCGTCCGGCAGATCGACGACTTCTTCGTCACCGTGGTGCGGCTTCCCGGCCGCGCGTAA
- a CDS encoding GH92 family glycosyl hydrolase — translation MHRTPRPGLRGPAAVLAAAALLGGVLLPGATAEAAPRSDGRLTDLVNPFIGTQNEGNTYPGASVPFGMVQLSPDTGHNTGYDYGENHIRGFSSVHLSGVGCGLGGDLPTLPTTGDVTETDYAKYAAEFSHDDEKASPGYYRVGLKTGIEAELTATQRTGVQRYTFPATDKANVLLNAGQSLHRTLSSDVEILDNRTVRTAITGSGFCQDTKPYTVYTITRFDRPFTTSGTWNGDTVTGAKQSTATDARNGAWLRFDTTKDRTVEATTALSYVDAKGAALNLRAEGGHSFDHVLRSAERTWEDRLEGVKAQGGSDELRRTFYSSLYRSFLAPNVGSDVDGRYTGWDQKKHRAVDSHGTFTYYQNWSLWDTYRSQAQLLSLLAPRESRDMAISVLRIDAESGWLPKWGYGTVETNIMTGDPVTPFLTNAYQQGLLKGYEEEAYRALKKNADGVPPTDSAPVGREANVQYLKDGFAPYIKDRPHAKPGDSDFDHGASATLEYALSDGMLAEMARDLGHKADAARYGARAQNYRKIFDPSTGFFRARDAAGAFTGPADPAESEGFHEGTSWQYQWLVPQDIPGMVDLIGGKDAANQRLDSFFAYDKLLADPAKTAREVWVNGPYAYYNADKYNPQNEPDLIAPYTYLSTGQPWKTTDVVHAALTLFTNGPTGMTGNDDLGTMSAWMVLSSIGVFPVQPGTDTWGLSTPAFERVDIKLDRRYYPRGALTVRAPGTSDADRYIQSARLDGATQSRTYLTTDDIRSARSLSFTVGGEPSAWGTSPEDAPPALD, via the coding sequence ATGCATCGGACCCCACGGCCGGGGCTGCGCGGCCCGGCGGCCGTACTCGCTGCCGCCGCGCTCCTGGGCGGTGTCCTCCTCCCCGGGGCCACGGCCGAGGCCGCCCCGCGGAGCGACGGCCGGCTGACCGATCTGGTCAACCCGTTCATCGGCACCCAGAACGAGGGCAACACCTACCCCGGCGCCTCCGTGCCCTTCGGCATGGTGCAGCTCTCGCCGGACACCGGGCACAACACCGGTTACGACTACGGCGAGAACCACATCCGCGGCTTCTCCTCCGTCCACCTCTCCGGCGTCGGCTGCGGCCTCGGCGGCGACCTGCCGACGCTGCCCACCACCGGCGACGTCACCGAGACCGACTACGCGAAGTACGCGGCGGAGTTCAGCCACGACGACGAGAAGGCGAGCCCCGGCTACTACCGGGTCGGGCTCAAGACCGGCATCGAGGCCGAGCTGACCGCCACGCAGCGCACCGGCGTGCAGCGCTACACCTTCCCGGCCACCGACAAGGCCAACGTCCTGCTCAACGCGGGCCAGTCGCTGCACCGGACGCTCTCGTCCGACGTGGAGATCCTGGACAACCGCACCGTGCGCACCGCCATCACCGGCAGCGGCTTCTGCCAGGACACCAAGCCGTACACGGTCTACACGATCACCCGCTTCGACCGCCCCTTCACCACCTCCGGCACCTGGAACGGCGACACCGTCACCGGTGCGAAGCAGTCCACGGCCACCGACGCCCGCAACGGTGCCTGGCTGCGGTTCGACACCACCAAGGACCGCACCGTCGAGGCCACCACGGCGCTCAGCTACGTCGACGCCAAGGGCGCCGCGCTCAACCTCCGTGCCGAGGGCGGCCACAGCTTCGACCACGTCCTGCGCTCCGCCGAACGCACCTGGGAGGACCGCCTCGAAGGGGTGAAGGCCCAGGGCGGCAGCGACGAACTGCGCCGGACCTTCTACTCCTCCCTCTACCGGTCCTTCCTCGCGCCCAACGTGGGCAGCGACGTGGACGGCCGCTACACGGGCTGGGACCAGAAGAAGCACCGCGCTGTCGACTCGCATGGGACTTTCACCTACTACCAGAACTGGTCGCTCTGGGACACCTACCGCAGCCAGGCCCAGCTGCTTTCCCTGCTCGCCCCGCGCGAATCCCGCGACATGGCGATATCCGTCCTGCGTATCGACGCGGAGAGCGGCTGGCTGCCCAAGTGGGGCTACGGCACGGTCGAGACCAACATCATGACCGGCGACCCGGTCACGCCCTTCCTCACCAACGCCTACCAGCAGGGCCTGCTGAAGGGGTACGAGGAGGAGGCGTACCGCGCGCTGAAGAAGAACGCGGACGGGGTCCCGCCCACCGACTCCGCGCCCGTCGGCCGCGAGGCCAACGTCCAGTACCTGAAGGACGGCTTCGCCCCGTACATCAAGGACCGGCCGCACGCGAAGCCCGGTGACTCCGACTTCGACCACGGCGCCTCCGCGACCCTGGAGTACGCCCTCTCGGACGGCATGCTCGCCGAGATGGCCCGCGACCTCGGCCACAAGGCCGATGCGGCGCGCTACGGGGCCCGCGCGCAGAACTACCGGAAGATCTTCGACCCCTCGACCGGCTTCTTCCGCGCCCGCGACGCCGCCGGCGCCTTCACCGGTCCCGCCGACCCGGCCGAGAGCGAGGGCTTCCACGAGGGCACGTCCTGGCAGTACCAGTGGCTGGTCCCGCAGGACATCCCCGGCATGGTCGACCTCATCGGCGGGAAGGACGCCGCCAACCAGCGGCTCGACTCGTTCTTCGCGTACGACAAGCTCCTCGCCGACCCGGCGAAGACCGCTCGCGAGGTGTGGGTGAACGGCCCGTACGCGTACTACAACGCCGACAAGTACAACCCGCAGAACGAGCCCGACCTCATCGCCCCGTACACCTACCTCTCCACCGGCCAGCCGTGGAAGACGACCGACGTGGTCCACGCGGCCCTGACGCTCTTCACCAACGGCCCGACCGGCATGACCGGCAACGACGACCTCGGCACGATGTCCGCCTGGATGGTGCTCTCGTCCATCGGCGTCTTCCCGGTCCAGCCGGGCACCGACACCTGGGGCCTGTCCACGCCCGCGTTCGAACGCGTCGACATCAAACTCGACCGCCGCTACTACCCGCGCGGCGCGCTGACCGTCAGGGCCCCCGGCACCTCGGACGCCGACCGCTACATCCAGTCCGCCCGGCTCGACGGCGCGACGCAGTCGCGTACCTACCTGACGACGGACGACATCCGCTCGGCCCGCTCGCTCTCCTTCACGGTGGGCGGCGAGCCGTCGGCGTGGGGCACCTCGCCCGAGGACGCTCCGCCCGCCCTGGACTGA
- a CDS encoding PP2C family protein-serine/threonine phosphatase produces the protein MNAPTDIERALRAAPPYALVKTVREILAKSYGALSVQLLLADYGMTVLNPVDAGDGPGQPLSLNNSPQGRAFGSQRPHQGRTGPDDAADHHFPVTVRGERLGILTVRLPSARATPQITDDLTHVADLLAHEIVVAERDTDHYQRARRTTRLTLAAEMQWQLLPARSFVAAEYAIGAQLEPAYAIHGDNFDWAAEGDQLSVAVTNGLGEGIRASLLTNLAVNALRNARRAGIGIADQAALADQAIYEQHRGAAHVSTLLLRFDLPTGSVEAVDAGSPQLWRLRGRTVTRVALDAQLPLGMFEESQYAVQHLQARPGDRLLLVSDGVYDAISPAGETFAERGLSRAVLATRLLPAAAVPGAVLRELAEHRASDTLDDALVMCIDWFGRPDARG, from the coding sequence GTGAATGCCCCCACGGATATCGAACGAGCGCTCCGCGCGGCGCCGCCGTATGCCCTGGTGAAGACGGTGCGCGAGATCCTCGCGAAATCGTACGGGGCCCTCTCGGTGCAGCTTCTGCTGGCGGATTACGGAATGACCGTGCTCAACCCGGTCGACGCCGGCGACGGACCCGGGCAGCCGCTCTCCCTGAACAACAGCCCGCAGGGCCGCGCCTTCGGCAGCCAGCGCCCGCACCAGGGCCGCACCGGCCCGGACGACGCGGCCGACCACCACTTCCCGGTCACCGTCCGGGGCGAACGCCTCGGCATTCTCACCGTCCGGCTGCCCTCCGCGCGGGCCACCCCGCAGATCACGGACGACCTCACCCATGTCGCGGACCTCCTCGCCCACGAGATCGTCGTCGCCGAGCGGGACACCGACCACTACCAGCGGGCCCGCCGCACCACGCGCCTCACCCTCGCCGCGGAGATGCAGTGGCAGCTGCTCCCGGCCAGGTCCTTCGTCGCCGCCGAGTACGCCATAGGAGCCCAGCTCGAACCCGCCTACGCCATCCACGGCGACAACTTCGACTGGGCGGCCGAGGGCGACCAGCTGAGCGTCGCCGTGACCAACGGCCTGGGGGAGGGCATCCGCGCCTCCCTCCTCACCAACCTGGCCGTCAACGCGCTGCGCAACGCCAGAAGGGCCGGGATCGGCATCGCGGACCAGGCGGCCCTGGCCGACCAGGCCATCTACGAACAGCACCGCGGCGCCGCCCACGTCTCGACGCTGCTGCTCCGCTTCGACCTGCCCACGGGATCGGTCGAGGCGGTGGACGCGGGCTCCCCGCAGCTGTGGCGGCTGCGCGGCCGCACGGTCACCCGGGTCGCGCTGGACGCCCAGCTCCCGCTGGGGATGTTCGAGGAGTCGCAGTACGCCGTCCAGCACCTCCAGGCCCGCCCCGGTGACCGGCTGCTGCTCGTCAGCGACGGGGTCTACGACGCGATCTCGCCGGCCGGTGAGACGTTCGCGGAACGCGGCCTGTCCAGGGCCGTCCTCGCCACCCGGTTGCTGCCGGCGGCCGCCGTGCCCGGCGCGGTCCTGCGTGAACTCGCGGAACACCGGGCGTCCGACACCCTGGACGACGCCCTGGTCATGTGCATCGACTGGTTCGGCAGGCCGGACGCCAGGGGCTGA